In Microbulbifer sp. GL-2, the following are encoded in one genomic region:
- a CDS encoding DUF2238 domain-containing protein, with protein sequence MSTLRKHGFHLSLLVIFAFAWGWSAWQPLHPDDWLLENYLVFAALPLILVSARVFPLSSVSYTLITLFMCLHVIGSHYTYAEVPFGYILQEWLGAERNMYDRLVHFSFGLLLAYPVREVLVRLAGLHGFWAYFFPVDVTFALSSIYEIIEWLAARTVSPELGMAFLGSQGDIWDAQKDMLLAGLGSILAMLVVLVLNLWLNSNVWREIRNSLKVPEGDQALGEVKFRQWWRKRQSH encoded by the coding sequence ATGTCTACTCTCCGCAAACATGGGTTTCACCTATCCTTATTAGTTATTTTCGCTTTCGCCTGGGGCTGGTCTGCCTGGCAACCTTTACATCCCGATGATTGGCTATTAGAGAATTACCTGGTTTTTGCCGCACTGCCGCTAATCCTGGTCAGTGCCCGAGTATTTCCACTCTCCAGTGTGTCCTATACGCTGATTACCTTGTTTATGTGCCTGCATGTAATCGGTTCCCACTACACCTATGCAGAAGTGCCTTTCGGCTACATCCTTCAGGAATGGCTCGGCGCAGAACGCAATATGTACGATCGCTTGGTGCACTTCAGCTTTGGGCTGCTGCTGGCCTACCCAGTGCGGGAAGTACTTGTACGCCTGGCGGGACTGCATGGGTTCTGGGCGTACTTTTTCCCCGTAGATGTGACCTTCGCCCTCTCTTCTATTTATGAAATCATCGAGTGGCTGGCGGCGCGTACTGTGTCACCGGAGTTGGGCATGGCCTTCCTGGGTTCCCAGGGAGACATCTGGGATGCGCAAAAAGACATGTTATTGGCGGGGCTCGGCTCCATCCTTGCCATGCTGGTTGTATTGGTCTTAAACCTCTGGCTCAACTCCAACGTCTGGCGGGAAATCCGCAATAGCCTGAAAGTACCTGAGGGCGACCAGGCCCTCGGTGAGGTGAAGTTCCGCCAGTGGTGGCGCAAGCGCCAGAGCCACTAG
- a CDS encoding Lrp/AsnC family transcriptional regulator, with product MAAGLNRHDRQILELLQRDATLSVGDIAERVGLSKSACWRRIHKLEEDGVIADRVTLLDQHKLNLPLTVYISIRTNQHNDQWATQFTELVQGVAEILEVHRMSGDLDYLIKAVVTDMPGYDRLYKELIKADLFDVSSSFVMETMKQTTCLPLTYANGN from the coding sequence ATGGCGGCGGGACTTAACCGGCATGATAGGCAGATACTGGAGTTATTGCAGAGGGATGCGACACTCTCCGTTGGCGATATTGCCGAACGGGTGGGCTTGTCTAAATCCGCCTGCTGGAGGCGCATCCATAAGCTGGAAGAGGATGGAGTTATTGCCGACCGGGTGACCCTATTGGACCAGCACAAGTTGAATCTGCCGCTTACGGTGTACATCTCCATTCGCACCAACCAACACAACGACCAGTGGGCGACTCAGTTCACTGAATTGGTGCAAGGGGTTGCGGAGATTCTTGAGGTCCACCGCATGAGTGGGGACCTGGACTACTTGATCAAGGCGGTAGTCACCGATATGCCCGGCTACGATCGCCTGTATAAGGAGCTGATCAAAGCCGATCTGTTTGATGTCAGCTCCAGCTTTGTGATGGAGACGATGAAGCAGACAACCTGCCTGCCGCTGACATACGCCAATGGCAACTGA
- a CDS encoding aminotransferase class V-fold PLP-dependent enzyme: protein MTDLIKRIRDSVIGDMQPITTPFGQRPLVYADYTASGRALTFIEDTIRRQVLPYYANTHSETSFTGAQTTQLREEARAEIRNAINGREEHKVIFCGSGATSAINKLIDILDLRLPTDLDRKSYLQGSLTVQQRPVVFIGPYEHHSNELPWRESIAELVTIPLTGAGTLDLGKLETQLRAYADRPLRIGSFSAASNVTGIVTEVEAITRLLHKYGALSFWDYAAAAPYMAIDMRGQDGIQGDSSKDAVFISPHKFVGGPGTPGVLVVHEKLLQNTVPAAPGGGTVLYVTPEDHRYLDDPERSEEGGTPAIIESIRAGMVFKLQQTVGIDKIIQREKQLVSRALERWSKEENIEVLGNLEVSRLSIVSMSLKWRGRDLHYGFVVALLNDLFGIQARGGCSCAGPYGHSLLGIDMAYSRALEEQILKGRKLMRPGWVRLNFNYFISEEVFEYLLEAVALVARHGWRLLPYYYFDQTQGVWRFQNKKPEPATSLAQLDFNHSVPNTTEHDRPLLSLKEYLAIAERELCRKPRNARFYNLPLPEDAETLRWFVSPREAALEL from the coding sequence ATGACCGACCTGATCAAACGCATTCGCGATTCGGTGATTGGCGATATGCAGCCAATCACCACACCCTTCGGGCAGAGACCGCTGGTGTATGCCGACTACACCGCATCGGGTCGCGCACTAACCTTTATCGAAGACACTATTCGCCGGCAGGTGCTGCCCTACTATGCCAATACTCATAGTGAAACCTCTTTCACTGGCGCCCAAACCACGCAGCTGCGTGAGGAGGCAAGAGCTGAGATTCGGAATGCCATTAATGGGAGAGAAGAACACAAAGTTATCTTTTGCGGCTCTGGCGCCACTTCCGCCATAAACAAGTTGATCGATATCCTTGACCTGCGCCTGCCGACAGACCTGGATCGAAAATCCTACTTACAGGGCAGCCTTACTGTTCAACAAAGACCGGTGGTATTCATAGGGCCCTACGAACACCATTCCAACGAGCTGCCCTGGCGGGAAAGTATTGCCGAGCTGGTGACCATTCCACTTACCGGTGCGGGCACCCTGGACCTGGGCAAGCTTGAAACCCAGCTGCGCGCTTACGCCGATCGCCCTTTGAGAATTGGCAGCTTTTCTGCCGCCTCCAATGTGACCGGTATTGTGACCGAAGTAGAGGCCATCACCCGACTGCTGCACAAGTACGGCGCGCTGTCTTTCTGGGACTATGCCGCAGCCGCCCCCTACATGGCGATTGATATGCGCGGCCAAGACGGTATCCAGGGGGATAGTTCAAAAGATGCAGTATTTATCTCGCCGCATAAATTCGTAGGTGGGCCCGGCACTCCCGGGGTTCTGGTCGTTCATGAGAAGCTGTTGCAAAACACGGTCCCCGCTGCACCCGGCGGCGGCACCGTGCTCTATGTCACTCCAGAGGATCACCGCTATCTCGATGACCCCGAGCGCAGTGAGGAGGGCGGCACTCCAGCCATCATCGAGTCCATCCGCGCGGGCATGGTATTTAAGCTCCAGCAAACGGTGGGTATCGATAAGATTATTCAAAGGGAAAAGCAGCTCGTCAGTCGTGCACTGGAGCGCTGGTCAAAGGAGGAGAATATCGAGGTTCTCGGCAATCTCGAAGTATCGCGCCTGTCGATTGTCTCAATGTCCCTTAAATGGCGTGGCAGGGACTTACACTACGGATTTGTTGTGGCGCTTCTTAACGATCTTTTCGGTATTCAAGCCCGCGGGGGCTGTTCCTGCGCAGGCCCCTACGGACACAGTCTGCTGGGCATTGATATGGCCTACAGTCGGGCGCTAGAGGAGCAGATTCTCAAGGGAAGAAAATTAATGAGGCCGGGCTGGGTGCGCCTGAACTTTAATTATTTCATCAGCGAAGAGGTATTCGAATACCTGCTTGAGGCAGTGGCACTGGTGGCTCGCCACGGCTGGAGATTACTGCCTTATTACTACTTCGACCAAACACAAGGAGTGTGGCGCTTCCAGAATAAAAAACCCGAACCGGCGACCAGTCTGGCACAGTTGGACTTTAATCACTCCGTGCCCAACACAACAGAGCATGACCGGCCCCTGCTTTCTCTCAAGGAATACCTGGCTATCGCGGAGCGGGAACTTTGCCGCAAACCGCGCAACGCCAGATTTTACAACCTGCCACTTCCCGAGGATGCAGAAACCCTGCGCTGGTTTGTCAGCCCCAGAGAAGCTGCGCTGGAGCTCTAG
- a CDS encoding universal stress protein, with protein MVVSNSENNNDTGGNGGTPAVVLSCIDGSHYTGAVCDYSAWLAAKLSAPLKLLHNIERSNVPAVTDFTGSIGLGSQEELLEELTALEQQRAQLLVKQGKLMLQAARNRAEDAGVGQVITCQRHDTLTESVVELEDCIRILVLGIRGEEHGDAEQGLGAQLETVVRSLHKPILVVNREFQQPQRIMLAYDGGEATRKALALIAESSLFHNLSCHLVNVGPAQAAEKLLAEASAELDKAGLAVTASHLEGNTVEALIAYQEEHQIDLTVMGAFSHNRLRDLLMGSITAKMLLKTRQPLLLLR; from the coding sequence ATGGTCGTGAGCAACAGCGAAAATAATAATGATACAGGTGGTAATGGTGGCACCCCAGCGGTGGTTCTCTCCTGTATCGACGGTTCCCATTACACTGGCGCCGTGTGTGATTACTCAGCTTGGCTGGCAGCCAAGCTGAGTGCGCCGCTCAAGCTGTTGCACAATATCGAACGCAGTAATGTCCCCGCAGTTACCGACTTTACCGGTAGTATCGGCCTTGGCAGCCAGGAAGAGCTGCTCGAAGAGTTAACTGCACTGGAACAACAGCGCGCGCAACTGCTGGTAAAGCAGGGCAAGCTCATGCTGCAAGCGGCGCGTAATCGTGCCGAAGATGCCGGTGTTGGGCAGGTGATCACCTGTCAGCGTCACGATACCCTGACCGAATCCGTAGTGGAGCTGGAGGACTGTATCCGTATCCTGGTGCTTGGAATTCGCGGTGAGGAACACGGCGATGCAGAGCAGGGCCTGGGTGCGCAACTGGAGACCGTGGTCCGCTCCCTGCACAAGCCGATTCTGGTGGTTAACAGGGAATTCCAGCAGCCGCAGCGAATCATGCTGGCCTACGACGGTGGTGAGGCAACACGCAAGGCGCTGGCGCTGATAGCCGAAAGCTCCCTGTTTCACAACCTTTCTTGCCACCTGGTGAATGTTGGCCCGGCGCAAGCGGCAGAAAAGCTGCTGGCCGAAGCCAGTGCAGAGCTGGATAAGGCTGGTTTGGCAGTAACGGCCAGCCACCTGGAAGGTAATACTGTCGAGGCCTTGATTGCCTACCAGGAAGAGCACCAGATTGACCTCACGGTAATGGGGGCATTCAGCCACAACCGCCTGCGCGATCTCCTGATGGGCAGTATCACCGCGAAGATGTTACTCAAGACCCGCCAGCCCCTGTTGCTCTTGAGATAA
- a CDS encoding SulP family inorganic anion transporter yields MFLPSLLSSTKADWFGNIRRDVLAGLVVALALIPEAIAFSIIAGVDPRVGLYASFCIAVVIAFVGGRPGMISAATGAMALLMVTLVKEHGLQYLLAATLLTGVLQIIAGYLKLGSLMSFVSRAVVTGFVNALAILIFLAQMPELIGGTWEVYAMTAAGLGIIYLFPYVPVIGRAVPSPLVCILLLTAVAVTMGVDIRTVGDMGELPDTLPIFLWPEVPLNFETLQIIFPYSAGLAVVGLLESLMTATIVDDLTDTPSDKNRECKGQGIANIAAGSLGGMAGCAMIGQSVINVKSGGRGRLSTLVAGIGLLTLVVFLSDWVAVIPMAALVAVMIMVSIGTFDWSSIRNLKHYPLSTNLVMLATVVVVVWTHNLAYGVFVGVLLASLFFANKVSHFMYVSSTLDEAQSRRTYKVIGQVFFNSADKFTASFDFKEVVDTVVIDLNRAHFWDISGVNALDKVVLKFRREGAQVELVGLNEASETIVDRFGVHDKPEEIERVLGGH; encoded by the coding sequence ATGTTCCTTCCTTCGTTGCTCTCTTCGACCAAAGCTGACTGGTTCGGCAATATACGTCGCGATGTACTCGCCGGCCTGGTAGTGGCCCTGGCACTGATACCTGAGGCTATTGCCTTCTCGATCATCGCAGGGGTGGACCCTAGAGTTGGTCTTTACGCCTCTTTCTGTATTGCGGTGGTCATTGCGTTTGTGGGTGGGCGACCGGGTATGATCTCTGCCGCCACCGGCGCTATGGCCCTATTGATGGTGACCTTGGTGAAGGAGCACGGTCTGCAGTATCTGCTCGCGGCGACACTGCTCACCGGGGTACTGCAGATCATTGCCGGTTACCTCAAGCTGGGCAGCCTGATGAGCTTTGTCTCCAGGGCTGTAGTCACGGGGTTTGTGAATGCCTTGGCGATCCTGATCTTCCTGGCGCAGATGCCTGAACTGATCGGTGGTACCTGGGAAGTCTACGCCATGACGGCTGCGGGCCTGGGTATTATCTACCTGTTCCCCTATGTTCCTGTGATCGGTAGAGCAGTGCCTTCGCCGCTAGTATGTATCCTGCTGTTAACTGCGGTGGCAGTCACCATGGGCGTGGATATCCGCACCGTGGGCGATATGGGCGAGCTGCCGGATACCCTTCCGATTTTCCTTTGGCCAGAGGTCCCGCTGAACTTTGAAACCCTGCAGATCATTTTCCCCTATTCTGCCGGCCTGGCTGTAGTGGGCCTGCTCGAATCCCTGATGACGGCGACGATTGTCGATGATCTGACCGATACTCCAAGTGACAAGAACCGTGAATGCAAAGGGCAGGGTATTGCAAATATTGCGGCTGGCTCCCTGGGAGGGATGGCTGGCTGTGCGATGATTGGTCAGTCGGTGATTAACGTGAAATCCGGTGGACGCGGCCGACTCTCCACCTTGGTGGCCGGTATTGGCTTGCTGACCCTGGTGGTGTTCCTGAGCGATTGGGTTGCAGTTATCCCCATGGCGGCCTTGGTTGCGGTCATGATTATGGTTTCCATCGGTACTTTTGACTGGAGCTCTATCCGCAATCTGAAACACTACCCGCTCTCTACAAATTTGGTGATGCTGGCCACTGTGGTTGTGGTAGTGTGGACCCACAACCTGGCCTATGGTGTATTTGTTGGGGTGCTGCTGGCATCGCTGTTTTTTGCCAATAAAGTCAGCCACTTTATGTACGTGAGCAGTACCCTCGATGAGGCGCAGAGCCGCCGCACCTATAAGGTCATTGGGCAGGTCTTCTTCAACTCCGCCGATAAATTCACGGCTTCTTTCGACTTTAAGGAAGTAGTGGATACTGTGGTGATCGACCTCAATCGCGCGCACTTTTGGGATATTTCCGGAGTAAATGCGCTGGACAAGGTGGTGCTCAAGTTCCGTCGCGAGGGTGCCCAGGTGGAGTTGGTAGGGTTGAATGAAGCCAGTGAAACCATCGTCGACCGGTTCGGCGTACACGATAAACCCGAGGAAATTGAGCGGGTTCTTGGAGGACATTGA
- a CDS encoding efflux RND transporter periplasmic adaptor subunit — MIRDTSRQDTKIEAVPLWKNPKTYKASALLGITATFLIWGIGAWHSTSSVDNTLSLSRINIAQVERGDLVRDLVVQGKVVAANSPTLYSPAQGIVKFAVKAGDTVQEGQLLASLDSPELSNQLAQEEAQLNQLSVELQRQKIQAKRQQMENQQKADLARVNLTAAKRELKRAELSMEKQIISLLDFEKCKDDMARAKLEYEQAVQNAELEKESLSFDTQTLKLQVSQQKLQVEERQRRVRELNILSPVSGTIGSLAVSQRSAVAANAALITVVDLTSFELEAAVPENYADDLGLDMAVAINLGGKELPGEITAISPEVINSQVIARVRFINGQPGNLRQNLRLTARVLLENRNGVLLVKRGGFLDQSGGRHVFRLNDAQQAERVPIQIGALGLKQVEIVSGLQEGDQIIISAAEELNDAQLVALKE, encoded by the coding sequence ATGATTAGAGATACTTCCAGGCAAGACACAAAGATCGAAGCCGTACCGCTGTGGAAGAACCCGAAAACCTATAAAGCATCTGCCCTGCTCGGTATTACCGCCACTTTCTTAATTTGGGGTATCGGCGCCTGGCACAGCACCAGCTCAGTGGATAACACCCTGTCTTTGTCACGTATCAATATTGCCCAGGTAGAGCGCGGCGACCTGGTTCGCGACCTTGTAGTCCAGGGCAAAGTAGTCGCCGCCAATAGCCCTACTCTTTATAGCCCAGCGCAAGGCATCGTCAAATTTGCCGTAAAAGCCGGTGATACCGTACAAGAAGGACAACTCCTCGCTTCGCTCGACAGCCCGGAACTGTCCAACCAGCTGGCCCAGGAGGAAGCCCAGTTAAACCAACTATCCGTAGAGTTACAAAGGCAAAAGATCCAGGCCAAGCGCCAACAGATGGAAAACCAGCAAAAGGCCGATCTCGCCAGGGTCAATCTCACCGCTGCCAAGCGGGAGTTAAAGCGCGCTGAACTCTCCATGGAGAAGCAGATTATTTCCCTGCTCGACTTCGAGAAATGCAAGGACGATATGGCTCGCGCAAAGCTGGAATATGAACAGGCCGTACAAAATGCTGAGCTGGAAAAAGAATCTCTGAGTTTTGATACCCAGACTCTCAAGTTACAGGTATCCCAGCAGAAGTTACAGGTGGAAGAGCGGCAACGCCGCGTACGCGAGCTGAATATCCTCTCCCCCGTGAGCGGCACCATCGGCAGCCTGGCCGTCTCCCAGCGCAGTGCCGTTGCAGCCAATGCTGCATTGATCACTGTGGTCGATCTCACCAGTTTTGAGCTGGAGGCTGCGGTGCCTGAAAACTATGCCGATGACCTGGGTCTTGATATGGCCGTCGCCATCAATCTCGGCGGTAAAGAATTACCCGGCGAGATTACCGCAATTTCCCCCGAAGTGATCAATAGCCAGGTTATTGCGCGAGTGCGCTTTATCAATGGGCAGCCTGGAAACTTACGTCAAAACCTACGCCTTACTGCCCGTGTTCTGCTTGAGAATCGCAACGGTGTACTGCTGGTGAAACGTGGGGGCTTCCTCGACCAAAGCGGTGGTCGCCATGTCTTCCGCCTCAATGATGCACAACAAGCGGAGCGGGTACCCATCCAGATCGGTGCATTGGGATTGAAACAAGTGGAAATCGTTTCCGGCCTGCAGGAGGGAGATCAAATCATTATTTCTGCCGCCGAAGAGCTGAATGACGCTCAGCTGGTCGCTCTGAAGGAATAA
- a CDS encoding ABC transporter ATP-binding protein, whose product MLNMHNIRKSFRTDTIETHALRDFSLEVKEGEFVSVTGPSGSGKTTFLNVAGLLETPTGGQYLLDGEDVSNLNDRQRSHLRNEKIGFIFQGFNLIPDLSLFDNIDVPLRYRGFSTKERRKRIEKVLEQVGLSARAKHLPAQLSGGQQQRIAIARALAGEPRFLLADEPTGNLDSLMARQVMELLEFINEWGTTIVMVTHDPELARRAHRNIQIVDGQVCDLRPVTVQPEAATA is encoded by the coding sequence ATGCTAAACATGCACAATATCCGTAAAAGCTTCCGTACAGACACCATCGAAACCCACGCGCTGCGCGACTTTAGCCTGGAAGTTAAGGAAGGGGAGTTTGTTTCAGTGACCGGTCCCAGTGGCTCTGGTAAAACCACTTTCCTGAATGTCGCCGGACTACTGGAAACCCCAACAGGTGGACAGTACCTGCTGGATGGCGAGGATGTAAGCAACCTCAATGACCGCCAGCGCTCCCACCTGCGCAATGAGAAAATCGGATTTATTTTCCAGGGATTTAACCTGATTCCTGACCTGAGCCTGTTCGACAATATCGATGTACCACTTCGCTACCGTGGCTTTAGCACCAAAGAGCGTCGCAAGCGTATCGAGAAAGTTCTGGAGCAAGTGGGTCTTTCCGCCCGTGCAAAACACCTCCCCGCACAACTTTCCGGGGGTCAACAACAGCGCATCGCAATTGCCCGCGCCCTGGCCGGTGAGCCTCGCTTCCTGCTCGCAGACGAACCCACTGGTAACCTCGACTCTCTGATGGCGCGCCAGGTAATGGAGTTGCTGGAATTTATCAATGAGTGGGGCACTACCATCGTGATGGTTACCCATGATCCGGAACTGGCCCGCCGCGCACACCGCAATATCCAAATTGTGGATGGTCAGGTTTGCGACCTCCGCCCGGTCACGGTGCAACCCGAAGCAGCTACTGCTTAA
- a CDS encoding ABC transporter permease: protein MIGYYISLALRSLRSTPILSGLMIAAIAVGVGASMTVLTLNYMMSQNALKHKDDVLFAVQLDSWDVNEAADTTNEIPWQLTYRDTQALLRSDIPTRQVAMHRFGFTVELENSSIRPFTASTRVTTHDFFSLFDVPFIYGGTWDSEADVSPDQVVVLAKSTNDKLFSGDNSVGKSIILNGEPFTVVGVVDHWEPAPKVHDLNNSPFASSGKLFIPFGLHRKLEIYSWGNTNGWTTGGGEGYEGFLQSEDVWVQYWVELSNSEQKAQYENFLTAYINGEKAQGRFERPSKFALSKPSEWLVLNEVLSDDNRVLGWVSLAFLLVCVINAVALLLAKFLRKAPEAGVRRALGASRSAIFTQHLIESAAIGLIGGIVGILIATMGIGGIRYLAMGQMDSVATMDWVMMTAAIGLALIASLLAGFYPAWRISRTNPSIYLKTQ from the coding sequence ATGATTGGATATTATATTTCCCTGGCTTTGCGCAGCCTGCGCAGCACACCAATATTAAGCGGCCTGATGATCGCCGCCATTGCGGTGGGTGTTGGCGCCTCAATGACAGTACTCACCCTCAACTATATGATGTCGCAGAATGCACTCAAACATAAGGACGATGTTCTTTTCGCGGTACAATTGGACAGCTGGGATGTTAATGAAGCTGCCGATACTACCAATGAAATACCCTGGCAGCTGACTTACCGTGATACACAAGCGCTGCTGCGCTCAGATATCCCCACTCGCCAGGTTGCCATGCATCGCTTCGGGTTTACTGTGGAGTTGGAAAACTCCTCAATACGCCCTTTCACGGCATCTACCCGCGTCACTACCCACGATTTTTTCTCCCTATTTGATGTGCCTTTTATTTACGGTGGAACCTGGGATAGTGAAGCAGACGTTTCCCCAGATCAGGTTGTAGTCCTAGCTAAGTCAACAAATGACAAACTGTTTTCCGGTGATAACAGCGTGGGCAAAAGTATCATATTAAATGGTGAACCTTTTACCGTAGTCGGTGTTGTTGACCACTGGGAGCCTGCACCCAAGGTTCACGACCTCAACAACAGCCCCTTTGCCAGCTCTGGAAAACTATTTATACCTTTCGGGCTACACAGGAAACTGGAAATTTACAGTTGGGGTAATACCAATGGATGGACTACAGGAGGTGGGGAAGGCTATGAGGGTTTCCTGCAAAGTGAGGATGTCTGGGTTCAATACTGGGTGGAGCTCAGTAACAGTGAGCAGAAAGCTCAATATGAAAATTTCCTGACTGCATATATAAACGGGGAAAAAGCACAGGGACGTTTCGAGCGGCCATCAAAGTTTGCCTTGAGTAAACCTTCTGAGTGGCTGGTTCTCAATGAAGTCCTCAGCGATGACAACCGGGTACTGGGTTGGGTATCCCTGGCTTTCCTGTTGGTTTGTGTAATCAATGCGGTCGCTCTGCTGCTCGCCAAATTCCTGCGTAAGGCTCCTGAAGCGGGCGTGCGCCGTGCCCTAGGTGCCAGTCGCAGTGCCATTTTCACACAGCACCTGATTGAGAGCGCTGCGATTGGGCTTATCGGCGGAATTGTGGGGATTTTAATCGCAACTATGGGCATTGGTGGAATCCGCTATCTGGCCATGGGGCAAATGGACAGTGTAGCCACGATGGACTGGGTGATGATGACCGCTGCCATCGGCCTCGCTCTAATTGCCAGCTTACTAGCTGGATTCTATCCAGCCTGGCGCATCAGTCGTACCAATCCCTCCATTTACCTGAAAACCCAGTAA
- a CDS encoding FtsX-like permease family protein, with amino-acid sequence MLELKPMLSALWRNKISALLIALQLALTLAIISNIVVIVQDRIEKIERPTGIAVEEIIAINFMAIPQDYDMIGAVSADLELLRELPHVKDATVTNQVPLSQSGSAGTFYTQPNQEIGGINSNRYNTEPHFIDTLGLNLVAGRNFTDAEMQFFDPNELREMPVAVITRQFAEKLYPNQDPIGKPLYDGNSSHPIEIIGIVERHLGAWVGWSNAGNVAFFPAVRNTQDTNYLVRTEPGKRDEVLKTLVEKLSERDPQRVIKTRVLSEYVARSYARDNLMVKVLTIVAAMLSFIVALGIVGLTIFWINQRAKQIGVRRALGATRANISRYFLLENSLIAGTGIAIGSAAALIANQYMVRDYSQPTLTLMPLAICALLVLLVSLAAALTPAIRAANISPATATRSV; translated from the coding sequence ATGCTTGAACTAAAACCCATGTTGTCCGCCCTCTGGCGCAATAAAATTTCTGCCCTGCTAATCGCCCTGCAGCTGGCATTAACTTTGGCGATCATCAGTAACATTGTCGTTATTGTGCAGGATCGAATCGAAAAAATAGAACGGCCCACCGGTATAGCTGTGGAGGAGATTATTGCCATCAATTTTATGGCAATCCCCCAAGACTACGACATGATTGGAGCGGTATCTGCTGATTTGGAGTTGCTGCGCGAACTTCCCCATGTCAAAGATGCGACGGTTACCAACCAAGTACCTTTGTCTCAGTCAGGGTCTGCTGGGACTTTTTATACTCAGCCAAATCAGGAAATCGGCGGGATAAACTCCAACCGTTACAATACTGAACCACATTTTATAGATACTCTGGGTCTCAATTTAGTTGCAGGTCGTAATTTCACGGATGCAGAAATGCAGTTTTTTGACCCCAATGAACTTAGGGAAATGCCTGTTGCAGTTATTACCCGGCAGTTTGCCGAAAAGCTGTACCCCAATCAGGATCCAATTGGAAAGCCACTTTATGATGGCAATAGCTCGCACCCGATAGAGATCATCGGTATTGTCGAACGGCACCTGGGCGCCTGGGTAGGCTGGTCAAATGCAGGCAATGTAGCCTTTTTCCCTGCCGTCAGAAATACCCAAGACACAAACTATCTGGTACGCACCGAGCCAGGAAAGCGTGATGAGGTATTAAAAACCCTGGTCGAGAAGTTATCTGAACGCGACCCACAGAGAGTAATAAAAACCAGAGTTCTTTCAGAATATGTGGCCCGCAGTTATGCACGCGACAATTTAATGGTTAAAGTATTAACAATCGTTGCGGCCATGCTCAGCTTTATTGTGGCCCTGGGAATTGTCGGCCTCACCATTTTCTGGATCAACCAACGCGCCAAACAGATTGGTGTAAGACGAGCTCTCGGTGCAACGCGGGCTAATATCAGCCGTTATTTCCTCCTGGAAAATAGCTTAATTGCCGGTACAGGTATTGCCATTGGCAGTGCTGCCGCATTAATTGCAAACCAATATATGGTTCGCGATTATTCTCAACCCACACTTACTCTGATGCCGCTGGCTATTTGCGCACTGCTGGTTTTGTTGGTCAGCCTCGCCGCAGCGCTAACACCCGCAATACGTGCCGCAAACATTTCTCCGGCAACTGCCACCAGAAGCGTTTAA
- a CDS encoding nuclear transport factor 2 family protein — protein MLKTISKMAVIGLSFISFSTLAEPHPVTPGPQITQELIDELTIADQVLFDAVFNNCDLKASHKLVTKDFEMYHDKWGKTASSGAEFLQGIRNMCKRRKDGSDINARRELITDSVKIYPLNHYGAIQTGTHVFYGIYDDKTEVLRESGQFTHLWQKVNGKWKLARVLSFDHQPATQSAQ, from the coding sequence ATGCTGAAAACAATCTCCAAAATGGCCGTTATCGGGCTTTCTTTTATCAGCTTTTCTACGCTGGCAGAGCCACACCCAGTGACTCCCGGCCCCCAAATTACCCAGGAATTAATTGATGAATTGACAATAGCTGACCAGGTTCTCTTTGATGCTGTGTTCAATAACTGTGATCTGAAGGCTTCTCATAAATTAGTGACTAAAGATTTTGAAATGTATCATGACAAGTGGGGGAAAACCGCCAGTTCAGGTGCAGAGTTTCTCCAGGGTATTCGCAATATGTGCAAACGTCGCAAGGATGGTAGCGATATTAATGCCAGACGGGAGCTGATTACTGACAGCGTCAAAATCTATCCCCTAAATCACTACGGCGCAATCCAGACTGGCACCCATGTCTTTTACGGTATCTATGATGACAAAACAGAAGTACTGCGCGAGAGTGGACAGTTCACCCACCTATGGCAAAAGGTGAATGGCAAATGGAAGCTGGCTAGAGTTCTTAGCTTCGACCATCAACCCGCCACACAATCTGCTCAATAA